GTTGCCGCATTGAAAGGCTTCACGATGTAGTTGTTCACACCAGCCTTCTTCGCTGCGATCACGTTCTCCGTCTTCGACTCAGCTGTGATCATAATGAACGGTGTTGGCTTGAGCCCTTCATCGCTCCGCACTTCTTTAAGAAGCTCATACCCAGTCATGGGCTCCATGTTCCAGTCGGAAATGACCAGCCCATAGCGCTTGCCGCGCATCTTTGCCAGTGCTTCGGTGCCGTCTGCGGCATCGTCAACATTGGTGAAGCCAAGCTGCTTCAACAAGTTGCGGATAATACGGATCATTGTCTTGTAGTCGTCGACCACCAGAACGGGCATTGAGAGATCTACTGCCATGGTTATTCTCCATGTGAAGGACGCTTTTTGCGGCGTCCCGAATCGTGTGCCTTACACCA
The DNA window shown above is from Parvibaculaceae bacterium PLY_AMNH_Bact1 and carries:
- a CDS encoding response regulator (Derived by automated computational analysis using gene prediction method: Protein Homology. GO_process: GO:0000160 - phosphorelay signal transduction system [Evidence IEA]), with the translated sequence MAVDLSMPVLVVDDYKTMIRIIRNLLKQLGFTNVDDAADGTEALAKMRGKRYGLVISDWNMEPMTGYELLKEVRSDEGLKPTPFIMITAESKTENVIAAKKAGVNNYIVKPFNAATLKTKITAVIGDF